A region from the Kineothrix sp. IPX-CK genome encodes:
- a CDS encoding chloride channel protein: MNYREKIRNQLIFTGLAIPLGIAAGSIAALFGRILLYIGNIRDEYVYFLLPFLGAVGVFILWSYQKFGDRSSKGMALLFEAGHGSKETIPLRLIPFVIIGTWLTHLFGGSAGREGVAVQIGGALGHTLGRRFSIESGEKILLLTGMAAGFSGLFRTPLAATFFALEVLTVGVLEYKALLPALTAAFTASYISGALGLEKFSYVLSKNFSFSPSLLFKILFLGFLFGIMGRLFSYFLHRTKKLFSEKLKNPLLRILIAGTAIGLFSLLCFQGRYSGLGTNLISMSLNEGIYSWDFAFKFLFTVLTLSAGFQGGEVTPLFSIGATFGAFLASLLGLPIAFSAALGYAAVFGSASNTLLAPILIGAEVFGPEMLPYFIAVCGLAYICNGNLSIYPLQKKKK; the protein is encoded by the coding sequence ATGAATTATCGGGAAAAAATAAGAAATCAGTTGATTTTCACAGGACTTGCAATCCCCCTCGGCATAGCCGCCGGATCTATCGCCGCTTTGTTCGGCAGGATTCTGCTTTACATTGGGAATATCAGGGACGAATATGTTTACTTTTTACTTCCTTTTCTCGGCGCCGTCGGTGTCTTTATCTTATGGAGCTATCAGAAATTCGGAGACAGGAGCAGTAAAGGAATGGCTTTGCTCTTTGAAGCCGGACATGGCTCCAAAGAAACGATACCTCTCCGTTTAATCCCCTTCGTCATTATTGGAACATGGCTTACTCATCTGTTCGGCGGAAGTGCCGGAAGAGAGGGGGTAGCCGTTCAGATAGGAGGAGCCCTCGGACATACGCTCGGCAGACGTTTTTCCATAGAGAGCGGGGAAAAAATATTATTACTTACGGGAATGGCCGCCGGCTTTTCCGGGTTATTCAGAACGCCCCTCGCCGCCACCTTTTTTGCTCTCGAGGTGCTGACCGTAGGCGTACTGGAATACAAGGCTCTGCTTCCGGCTTTGACCGCGGCATTTACCGCAAGCTATATTTCCGGCGCACTGGGTCTTGAAAAATTTTCCTACGTTCTGTCAAAGAACTTTTCTTTTTCGCCATCCCTGCTTTTCAAGATACTTTTCCTCGGTTTTTTATTCGGGATAATGGGGCGGCTGTTTTCCTATTTCCTGCATAGGACAAAAAAGCTCTTTTCAGAGAAGTTGAAAAATCCACTTCTGCGCATTCTGATTGCCGGTACCGCGATCGGTCTCTTTTCGTTACTATGTTTTCAGGGAAGATACTCGGGACTCGGCACCAACTTAATATCCATGAGTCTTAATGAGGGCATTTATTCATGGGATTTCGCTTTTAAATTTCTCTTTACGGTGCTTACTTTGTCGGCAGGCTTTCAGGGCGGAGAGGTCACTCCTTTGTTTTCCATCGGCGCAACCTTTGGTGCATTCCTTGCTTCGCTGCTCGGCTTACCCATCGCCTTCTCCGCAGCGTTGGGCTATGCGGCAGTATTCGGCAGCGCCAGCAATACTCTGCTTGCACCCATCCTGATAGGCGCAGAGGTCTTCGGTCCCGAAATGCTGCCTTATTTTATCGCAGTGTGCGGACTCGCCTATATCTGCAATGGTAATTTGTCCATTTACCCGCTTCAGAAAAAGAAAAAGTGA
- a CDS encoding extracellular solute-binding protein — MRKSVVKIIAAVSGAAILLAGCTKGTKEEQAVLDPDNPVSIEIWHYYNGPQKLAFDSLVTRFNETMGQEQGIVVEAFGQGNVNELYEKVHDAVDKKVGAGEVPTIFAAYTDTVYDLDKRGLVADLGGYFIEEELAGYVDAYIEEGRLGEAEGLKIIPIAKATEIMMINKTDWDKFAAATGTSMTELETIEGVVKTSESYYNWTDGETPDIPGDGKAMFGRDAMANYIILGYYQLTGNSLFTHEGGTIAFEPDEEAFRKLWDNYYIPYINGWFGAYGRFRSDDAKTGDLIVLVGSTSGATYFPERVTLEDESSYPIEAAVLPAPCFEGAELSAIQQGAGMAVLSSNPQNDLAAAIFLKWFVEEEQNIDFAISSAYLPVEKAANDMSLIESAEGFEQLPASLKDALSVSVDVVNGYDLYFEKAFSGSADAREVIEYSLSDRAKADREQILTLTEGGMSMEDATAQFATDENFQSWYEGLINAVRVIIDGD, encoded by the coding sequence ATGAGAAAATCTGTGGTTAAGATTATCGCTGCTGTGTCGGGTGCCGCGATTCTGCTTGCCGGATGTACGAAAGGAACGAAGGAGGAGCAGGCGGTGCTGGACCCTGACAATCCGGTTTCCATTGAGATATGGCACTATTACAATGGGCCTCAGAAGCTGGCTTTCGATAGTCTTGTTACACGTTTTAATGAGACGATGGGGCAGGAGCAAGGCATTGTCGTAGAGGCATTCGGTCAGGGAAATGTGAATGAGCTTTATGAAAAGGTGCATGACGCTGTGGATAAGAAGGTAGGAGCCGGCGAGGTACCGACGATTTTTGCAGCCTATACAGATACGGTGTACGATTTGGACAAGCGGGGACTGGTAGCTGACCTTGGCGGGTATTTTATCGAAGAGGAACTGGCAGGATACGTGGATGCATATATCGAGGAAGGCCGGCTTGGCGAGGCGGAGGGCTTGAAGATCATCCCGATAGCAAAGGCGACAGAAATCATGATGATCAATAAAACTGATTGGGATAAATTTGCGGCTGCTACCGGAACGTCGATGACGGAGCTTGAAACCATTGAGGGCGTGGTGAAGACCTCCGAGTCTTACTATAACTGGACTGACGGGGAGACACCGGATATTCCGGGCGACGGTAAAGCTATGTTCGGGCGGGATGCTATGGCGAACTATATTATTCTCGGTTATTATCAGTTGACAGGCAATTCTCTTTTTACCCATGAGGGAGGAACGATTGCCTTCGAACCGGACGAGGAGGCTTTCCGAAAGCTCTGGGATAACTATTATATCCCTTATATCAACGGCTGGTTCGGCGCCTACGGACGTTTCCGTTCGGACGACGCCAAGACCGGGGATTTGATTGTCTTGGTAGGATCTACTTCGGGAGCGACTTATTTTCCGGAGCGGGTTACCTTGGAGGATGAATCCAGCTATCCTATTGAGGCGGCAGTCCTTCCGGCCCCCTGCTTTGAAGGAGCAGAGCTTAGTGCCATTCAGCAGGGTGCGGGGATGGCGGTTCTTTCATCGAATCCTCAGAACGATCTGGCTGCGGCGATCTTCTTGAAATGGTTTGTGGAGGAGGAACAAAATATTGATTTCGCGATTTCCTCCGCTTATCTTCCGGTAGAGAAAGCGGCAAATGATATGTCTTTAATCGAAAGCGCAGAGGGCTTTGAACAACTTCCTGCATCACTTAAGGATGCTCTTTCCGTGTCGGTGGACGTGGTCAATGGATATGATTTGTATTTTGAGAAAGCATTTTCTGGCTCTGCCGATGCCAGAGAAGTAATTGAATATTCTCTTTCAGACCGCGCTAAGGCTGACCGTGAACAGATTCTCACACTGACGGAGGGCGGAATGTCTATGGAGGACGCGACAGCACAATTTGCGACGGATGAAAATTTCCAAAGCTGGTATGAAGGACTGATAAATGCAGTCCGCGTTATAATCGATGGGGATTGA
- a CDS encoding MarR family winged helix-turn-helix transcriptional regulator: protein MSMDRDRLLEDFDDERALFGLFFAFGNRLQTAGDAFYEEITCKQFFLLICLSLFKETPPMINELADVMGSSHQNVKQIVNKLEKEGFVTTFYDKDDRRKVRVAATEKMGTLSDRYREQEERFMAGLYEGITKEEVQLTYNVMMKIEKNLIAIREEK, encoded by the coding sequence ATGAGTATGGATAGAGACAGGTTACTGGAAGATTTTGATGACGAAAGGGCTCTGTTCGGTTTGTTCTTCGCATTCGGGAACCGCTTGCAGACTGCGGGTGATGCTTTTTATGAAGAAATTACGTGTAAGCAGTTTTTTCTTCTCATCTGCCTTTCGTTATTTAAGGAGACCCCTCCCATGATTAATGAACTTGCGGATGTGATGGGAAGTTCGCATCAGAACGTGAAGCAGATTGTCAATAAGCTGGAAAAGGAAGGATTTGTAACTACTTTTTACGATAAGGATGACAGAAGGAAAGTAAGAGTAGCGGCGACGGAGAAAATGGGAACATTGAGCGACAGGTATCGTGAGCAGGAGGAAAGATTCATGGCAGGGCTTTATGAAGGAATTACAAAGGAGGAAGTGCAGCTTACTTACAATGTAATGATGAAAATCGAGAAAAATCTTATTGCAATCAGGGAGGAAAAGTAA
- a CDS encoding DNA-3-methyladenine glycosylase I translates to MDKCNWCKDGGINEEYHDKEWGIPLHDDRKHFEFLMMEVMQCGLNWTMMLKKRETFRKCFDDFDYEKIALYGDADIDRIMETGDMIKSIRKIRAVIDNARAYKKIIDEFGSFDEFLWGYSGYKSIIYEDHRIVPVASNDLSDVVSKELKKRGFKYLGSITVYSHLQACGIINDHDIHCFRYRQIIDECPVEFR, encoded by the coding sequence ATGGATAAATGTAATTGGTGTAAGGATGGCGGGATCAATGAAGAATACCATGATAAGGAATGGGGAATTCCGTTGCATGACGACAGGAAGCATTTTGAATTTCTGATGATGGAGGTCATGCAGTGCGGGCTGAACTGGACGATGATGCTTAAGAAGAGAGAAACCTTTCGTAAGTGCTTTGATGATTTCGATTATGAGAAAATTGCCTTGTACGGTGATGCGGATATAGATAGAATCATGGAAACCGGAGATATGATAAAATCGATTCGAAAAATTCGTGCGGTTATCGACAATGCGAGAGCATATAAGAAAATAATCGATGAATTCGGATCCTTTGATGAATTTCTGTGGGGATATAGCGGGTATAAGAGCATTATTTATGAGGATCATAGAATAGTGCCGGTCGCCAGCAATGATTTGTCGGATGTGGTAAGCAAGGAACTGAAAAAGAGGGGATTTAAGTATCTTGGCTCCATTACGGTGTATTCTCATCTGCAGGCCTGCGGGATTATTAATGACCATGATATTCATTGCTTTAGGTATCGGCAGATTATAGATGAGTGTCCGGTAGAGTTTAGATGA
- a CDS encoding bifunctional diguanylate cyclase/phosphodiesterase yields MERKKTKDKSRRSGNSIMNRILIPVIVALFVQAGLFSVNIIWGGTIEKLNHNAFDILNGAVNNRRNYLQSEMLSRWSNLDPASENIRRTFSKEPIQIGEAGTLLRNEILSQSAPELISLLRRNLVIGVFLILTDGEGRDEEGQMQKHGLYIRDMDPATNSANNSDLLLLHAPVCISKELGIPLDSNWQSRMSFDPDDLVSWNYYSKPYEAALKYPEIEEKDLGYWSPVFRAAGDSLDTITYSMPLRDQNGVVRAILGVELSVDYLSKQMPYQELNQEKQGMYFVGVAEGEELIFNTQLSTGPVFKHRFGMAKQMSFTQEDEYADSYRVIDNTSGHKRDVYGCIQYFNLYNTNTPFENERWALIGMLDDEELLGFSQGVSGSIWVTWGISLVLGLTAAWAAGLSVAHPITRLLKQLRESDPRRPLELGKLKISEIDELSGAIETLSSRVAREASRLSQIIDMAGVEIGAFETQPDSDRVFCTGHFFEMLGFYSEQATDGTIDKQEFDELMETLNGQVEDGTEDGSTKILRIEHPAQAPRWVRLRVVSSNNHITGVVSDVTQEILKRRKIERERDYDLLTDLLNRRAFSVELKKRFSNPQEQTLIARMSGDEFYVLFSGYSSREEVQEIIHVLEDGVRQTIFFLPDNTSINIRASAGIAWYPDHATSYDKLLKYADFAMYQVKNTTKGEFGEFDMEHYKRDSYLLQNQEEINRLIDKEKVTFHFQPIVDARNGEVFGYEALMRPTLESIKSPGEVLLLAKSQSKLYGIERLTWRQSLAAFEKLPEAASSIRIFVNSIASQQLNAKDEKYIQERFSHLLPRVIIEITEEERSTEMETRRKLEWAAKWNCQIALDDFGTGYNSDTALLATMPNFVKLDISIVRNIDNDANRRKLLQNLLSYTEGRDIRVIAEGVETYEELRTLISLGVDYLQGYYIARPQLQPAPIPEQIVQEIQDAYAAVSE; encoded by the coding sequence ATGGAACGAAAGAAAACAAAAGATAAATCCCGCAGGTCAGGCAATTCGATTATGAACCGCATTTTAATTCCGGTAATCGTTGCCTTATTCGTGCAGGCAGGCCTTTTTTCCGTAAATATAATTTGGGGCGGTACCATTGAAAAGCTCAACCACAATGCTTTTGACATTCTGAACGGGGCAGTGAATAATCGTCGTAACTATCTTCAAAGCGAGATGCTGTCGCGCTGGTCCAACTTGGATCCGGCGTCAGAGAATATCAGGAGAACATTCAGTAAGGAACCGATTCAGATAGGCGAGGCGGGCACCTTGCTCAGAAATGAGATTCTGAGCCAAAGTGCGCCGGAGCTGATTAGTTTGCTGCGCCGCAATTTGGTAATAGGAGTTTTTCTTATCCTGACGGATGGAGAAGGCCGCGATGAAGAAGGACAGATGCAAAAGCACGGTCTGTATATCCGTGATATGGACCCAGCCACCAATTCAGCCAATAACTCAGATTTACTGCTTTTGCATGCTCCGGTATGTATATCCAAGGAGCTAGGGATCCCTCTGGATTCCAATTGGCAGTCCCGTATGAGCTTTGACCCTGATGACTTGGTTAGCTGGAATTATTATAGTAAGCCTTATGAGGCCGCGCTTAAGTATCCTGAAATAGAGGAGAAAGATTTGGGATATTGGAGCCCGGTTTTTCGTGCGGCGGGAGACAGCCTGGATACGATTACCTATTCGATGCCCCTTAGGGATCAGAACGGAGTGGTGCGTGCGATATTGGGAGTGGAGCTTTCCGTCGATTACTTAAGCAAGCAGATGCCGTATCAGGAATTGAATCAGGAGAAGCAAGGAATGTATTTTGTCGGTGTTGCTGAGGGCGAGGAGCTGATTTTCAATACGCAGCTTTCCACCGGCCCTGTCTTTAAGCATCGTTTCGGAATGGCAAAGCAGATGAGTTTTACACAGGAAGATGAATATGCGGATTCCTATCGGGTCATTGACAATACTTCCGGCCATAAGAGAGACGTCTATGGATGTATACAATACTTTAATCTCTATAATACCAATACGCCTTTTGAAAATGAGAGATGGGCGTTAATTGGAATGCTGGATGACGAGGAGCTTCTGGGTTTCTCGCAAGGCGTATCCGGCTCGATATGGGTGACATGGGGAATCTCCCTTGTATTGGGGCTTACCGCCGCCTGGGCAGCCGGTTTATCGGTAGCCCATCCTATTACCAGACTTCTCAAGCAGCTTCGTGAGAGTGACCCCAGACGTCCTCTCGAGCTTGGTAAGCTGAAGATTTCGGAGATCGACGAACTGTCCGGGGCTATTGAGACGCTTAGCTCACGGGTAGCGAGAGAGGCCAGCCGCCTTTCTCAGATTATCGATATGGCGGGGGTAGAAATCGGTGCCTTTGAGACTCAGCCGGATTCGGACCGGGTATTTTGCACAGGTCACTTTTTCGAGATGCTGGGATTTTATAGTGAGCAGGCCACAGACGGCACTATCGATAAGCAGGAGTTCGATGAGTTGATGGAGACCTTGAACGGGCAGGTAGAGGATGGAACAGAGGATGGGAGCACGAAGATTCTTCGCATAGAGCATCCGGCGCAAGCTCCGAGGTGGGTGCGGCTTCGAGTGGTTTCTTCTAATAATCATATCACGGGGGTAGTCAGTGATGTCACACAAGAGATTTTAAAGAGGCGCAAGATTGAGCGAGAGAGGGATTATGATCTGCTGACGGATCTGCTCAACAGGCGGGCGTTCAGCGTAGAGCTCAAAAAACGTTTCAGCAATCCGCAGGAGCAGACGCTTATTGCCCGTATGTCAGGCGATGAGTTCTATGTGCTTTTTTCCGGTTATTCTTCCCGAGAAGAGGTGCAGGAAATCATTCATGTACTTGAAGACGGTGTGCGGCAGACTATATTTTTCCTGCCGGATAATACCAGCATCAATATTCGTGCATCCGCTGGAATCGCCTGGTACCCAGACCATGCTACCTCCTATGATAAGCTTCTGAAATATGCCGATTTCGCGATGTATCAGGTGAAGAATACGACCAAAGGAGAGTTCGGCGAATTCGATATGGAACATTATAAAAGGGACTCTTATTTATTGCAGAATCAGGAGGAAATCAACCGTCTCATAGATAAGGAGAAAGTAACTTTCCACTTTCAGCCTATCGTGGATGCGAGAAATGGTGAGGTGTTCGGATATGAAGCTTTAATGCGTCCCACGCTGGAGAGTATCAAGTCCCCGGGGGAAGTACTGCTGTTAGCGAAGTCACAGTCTAAGCTCTATGGGATAGAGAGACTGACTTGGCGGCAGAGCCTTGCGGCATTCGAGAAGCTGCCGGAAGCAGCGTCTTCTATCCGTATATTTGTGAATTCCATTGCCAGTCAGCAATTGAATGCCAAGGACGAGAAATATATTCAAGAGAGGTTCTCACATTTGCTTCCAAGAGTAATTATTGAGATTACGGAAGAGGAACGCTCCACCGAAATGGAGACTCGCAGAAAACTGGAGTGGGCTGCGAAGTGGAACTGTCAGATTGCTTTGGATGACTTTGGTACCGGATACAATTCCGATACTGCTTTGCTGGCGACCATGCCGAACTTTGTAAAGCTGGATATTTCAATCGTGCGCAATATCGACAACGATGCTAACCGCCGTAAGCTTTTACAGAATCTGCTGTCCTATACCGAAGGCCGTGATATACGTGTGATCGCGGAGGGAGTGGAGACCTATGAAGAGCTTCGCACGCTTATTAGCCTGGGCGTTGATTATTTACAGGGATACTATATCGCCAGGCCGCAGCTTCAGCCTGCCCCTATTCCGGAGCAGATTGTTCAGGAGATTCAGGATGCTTATGCGGCTGTTTCAGAATAG